One Candidatus Limnocylindria bacterium genomic window, TCACTCCAGACGGGAAGGCAACGGCATTCAAGTACGGCGGGCACGGTGGCACCAAGGAGGCCCCCGCGGAATTCTTCTGGACCGCCGGCTTCAGCGTGCCGAAGGACTACCCGACCGGAGCGTTCACCTACCAGATCAAGGCGACGAGCCTGGACGGCGCGATCGGTACCTGGAACCAGTTCTTGGTCCCTGCCGCCCAACTCCAGATCGTCCCTGCCGGAAAGAGGTAACTGAAATGAGGCGTGTCGCCGTCGCGTTCGCCCTCGCAGCCATGCTGTCCGCGTGCGGCAGCGCATCCAAGACGCCCGAGCCGAGCGCGAGCGTCGCCGCAACGCCCAAGCCCACCGCGTCCGTGGCGGCGGCCGCCTCAGCGCAACCGTCGATCCAACCACAGGAGATCGTTGGCAAGTTCTCGCTGGAACCGGCACACGGCCCGTGGGATACGCCGGTGACCGCGACGGCGAGCGGTCTCAAGCCATCGACCAAGTACGACCTCGTCTGGACCACCGGGAAGGTCCAGTGGAAGCTCTCGGACGACCGGAGCAAGTTCCTCGGGCGCGACGCCCGGACCGTGCAGAACGCTCTCCAGAGCGTCACGACCGACGCGACCGGCGGCTTCAAGGCCACCTTCGCCGTCCCGCAGGGATTCGGATACGCGCACGACGTGATGGTCGTCGACGCCGACAAAGTGATCCGCAACAAGAGCCTGTTCGATGTCGACATGGTCACGACGATCACGCCGACCAGCGGTCCCGTCGGGACACCGATCACCGTCGAGGTGAAGGGCATCGGCTATCAGTCGTACCAGAACAGCTTCCAGCTGGCGTATGACAACGCGTACACCGGCTGGGTATCGTCGATCACGACCGACGGCTACGCCAAGGTCGTGATCCCCGCCACCGGTTACGTGGGCACGCACATCATCACGCTCGGCCATTCCGAGTTCGGCGCGCCCTACATGAACCCGAACCAGCAGCCCGTCGTCGCATCGCGGCCATTCCCGCACATTCCCTTCACGGTCACCGATGGCGTCGCGGTGAAGCCCACGGCTGCCGAGGCGCAGGGCTTCGCTCAGATCGCGGCGAGGCCGGTGGCGCAGGGCATCTGGTCCGCTCCCTACGGAGCGGCTGTCGGCACGCCGGCGACGTTGAACGGCAAAGCGCTCGCCGCGAACAGCGAGATCGAGCTTCAATGGACGACGATGGTCGGCAACCGCTCCGTCACCGGATTCGAGGAGCGCACCAAGACGCTCACGAGAGTGAAGACGGATGCGGCCGGCTCGTTCAATTGGGCATTCCCGATCCCCGATGACCTCGGCGGTATCCACACGGTCACCGCAAAGCTCGGTGACGCGGTCGTCGCGAAGACGAGCGTGTACATCCTCGCGAGCGCCCTGCCCCTCTCCGTTGACAAGGGCCCGTCGGGCACGAAGACGACACTGCACCTGAAGGGTGTCGGCTGGACGGAGACCGAGCAGATCTACCACGTCGTGTACGACAACGCCTTCACCGGATACGCGTGTGCCTTCCAGAGCGCGGGCGACCTCACGATCTTCCTGACCGTGTCCGGGGCGCCGGGCTGGCACTACGTCGACATGTATCCCGGCATCTACCAGGGCAGCGAAACGCGGCCGGCCAACTACAAGATGCCGCAGCTCACCGCGCTGTCGGACCATCCCGGCGAACCACTGCCGATCTTCCGCTTCGCGTTCCTGATCACATCTCCGTAGACACACCCCTCGTGCCTGACACGCGCCGCTCGCGGCGGAAGCAGCGAGCGGCGCGTCCGGGCATCCGACGAGATCGATCCGCGGAACTCATACTGACGCCGACGAACTTGAGCAAGTCGAACGCGCACAGCTCCGACGCGCCACGATGTCATCGATGCACGAACGGGTGCTGAAGCCGCTACGTGTCCTGTTCGCCGCCGACGAGTCCCCGGGTTCAGAACGCGCCCGCGCTCTGGTGCGGAAGCTCCATCTGCCGAGGGGGTCGTCGATCCGCGTCGTCCGCGCGCTGGGTGCCGAGCCCACGGCGGCGGGTCTTCCAGACGCGATGCGCGACGAGGTCGTGAGCGCGGTCGTCTCGGCGCTCCAGGCCGAAGTCCAGGCGTTCGCGGAGCCGCTTCGGCAGACGCAGATCACACTCGAGGCCGAGGCACTTCGCGGCCGAGCCGCGAGCGTGATCGTTACGGAGGCCGAGCGGTGGGCGGCCGACCTTGTCGTCGTGGGCTCCCACGGCCGCGGAGCTATTGCCTCGGCGATCCTGGGTTCGGTCGCCGCGGAGGTCGTCGACCACGCTCCCTGCCCGGTGCTGATCGCCCGTGCCACCGACGTCACCTCGATCGTCCTCGCGGACGATGGATCGGCTGACTCAGGAACGGCGGCGGGCGTGGTCGCGTCGGGGATCTTCGCGGCGCCGGTCCAGGTGATCAGCGTCGTTTCCGTCACCCGGCCCCTGTCGTCGGGCATCGCCCCGACCGTCCGAGCTGCGGCCAGGGAAGCGTACCGGGAGGCGCTCGCCGCGGACCGCGTCGAACACGAGCAGCTCGTCCGCCGGCGTGCGGACCAGCTCCGCGCGGCCGGCCTCGAGGTCGCCACCGA contains:
- a CDS encoding universal stress protein; the protein is MHERVLKPLRVLFAADESPGSERARALVRKLHLPRGSSIRVVRALGAEPTAAGLPDAMRDEVVSAVVSALQAEVQAFAEPLRQTQITLEAEALRGRAASVIVTEAERWAADLVVVGSHGRGAIASAILGSVAAEVVDHAPCPVLIARATDVTSIVLADDGSADSGTAAGVVASGIFAAPVQVISVVSVTRPLSSGIAPTVRAAAREAYREALAADRVEHEQLVRRRADQLRAAGLEVATDVREGDPGDEILAAAQESRADLIAMGTRGRTGLQRLILGSVARKVLGRASGSVLVARSRG